From a region of the Balaenoptera musculus isolate JJ_BM4_2016_0621 chromosome 15, mBalMus1.pri.v3, whole genome shotgun sequence genome:
- the PILRA gene encoding paired immunoglobulin-like type 2 receptor alpha, which produces MGLPLLLSLLLSLASLQAGHWAEPNPSTDFGMNQPKELSAPKGGSIHIPFSFYYSWESAKVPNVRIFWRWKHFHGEFIYNTTPPFIHKDFKDRLLLNWTKGGHNGSLQISKLQWKDESRYFCRVEVDTLRQGKQTWQSIEGTALTVIPTTKTTIQGPTTTNTTIQGPTTTITTTAGLRVPESKRSSWSWPLSTEATVGLALASAVLITAIVGLIVYLRWKRSKGLQTKARTPARGSFQNPEEKYENTGNKGQHTGPKLDTKDDDIFYASLALSNLTSPAAPPHPPPQEGPQEETLYSVLKA; this is translated from the exons ATGGGTCTGCCCTTGCTGCTGTCCCTGCTGCTGTCCCTGGCATCTCTGCAGGCAG gTCACTGGGCAGAACCCAATCCAAGCACTGACTTTGGGATGAACCAACCAAAGGAACTCTCAGCCCCCAAGGGTGGCTCCATCCACATCCCCTTCTCCTTCTATTACTCCTGGGAATCAGCCAAGGTTCCCAACGTGAGAATATTCTGGAGATGGAAACACTTCCATGGGGAGTTCATCTACAACACAACCCCGCCGTTCATCCACAAGGATTTCAAGGACCGGCTCCTCCTGAACTGGACAAAGGGTGGGCACAACGGCTCCCTCCAGATCTCGAAACTGCAGTGGAAGGATGAGTCCAGGTACTTCTGCCGGGTGGAGGTGGACACGCTGAGACAAGGCAAGCAGACGTGGCAGTCCATCGAGGGAACCGCACTCACCGTCATCCCCA CCACCAAGACAACAATTCAaggccccaccaccaccaacacaacCATTCAaggccccaccaccaccatcaccaccacagcTGGCCTCAGGGTCCCAGAGAGCAAAAGGAGTTCATGGTCTTGGCCCTTGAGTACTGAAGCTACAGTCGGGTTGGCACTGGCTAGCGCTGTGCTCATAACTGCAATTGTGGGACTGATTGTGTACCTCAGGTGGAAGAGAAGCAAAG GTCTGCAGACTAAAGCCAGAACCCCAGCCAG GGGATCCTTCCAAAACCCAGAGGAGAAATACGAGAACACTGGGAATAAAG GACAACATACAGGCCCCAAGCTGGACACCAAG GATGATGACATCTTCTATGCCTCCCTCGCGCTCTCCAACTTGACCTCACCAGCAGCGCCTCCCCACCCGCCTCCCCAAGAGGGCCCCCAGGAGGAGACGCTATACTCTGTCTTAAAGGCCTAA